The Ranitomeya imitator isolate aRanImi1 chromosome 3, aRanImi1.pri, whole genome shotgun sequence genome has a window encoding:
- the POPDC2 gene encoding popeye domain-containing protein 2 isoform X1 — protein sequence MSASSSALDHFLYAPHCVGWRFYMEGSMYHLASLILLLAFMGGSGILGCIYVFALLSLGFFCMVIWGWLWACGVDTVVWNVLLTVACLVQIAHLIYRLRRESYGQDYDAVYCTLYQPLHVPLPVFKEIAHCSGMEVHPLGADQSYALEGKTPIDRLSLLTSGRVKVSLDGQFLHYIFPYQFLDSPEWESLRPSEEGTFQVTLTAETDSTYISWPRKKLYLLLAREKYISRLFSALLGFDISQKLYALNDKLFAKFGLRFDIRLPSLYHVLGPSPDPDIGPVTEHLVSNLPQAAPAPQRAPASLPHQPAGTRGSRPDSGNLGEDSSSLILEDFAELPGSYMDYVSEGEYMK from the exons ATGTCGGCCTCCAGTTCAGCGCTGGACCACTTCTTGTATGCCCCCCATTGTGTGGGATGGCGGTTCTACATGGAGGGGAGCATGTACCATCTGGCCAGCCTCATTCTCCTGCTGGCATTCATGGGGGGCAGCGGCATCTTGGGTTGCATCTACGTCTTTGCGCTGCTGTCGCTCGGCTTCTTCTGTATGGTGATTTGGGGTTGGCTGTGGGCCTGCGGGGTGGACACGGTGGTCTGGAACGTGCTGCTGACGGTGGCCTGCCTCGTCCAGATCGCGCATCTCATCTACCGCCTCCGCCGGGAATCGTATGGCCAGGACTATGATGCCGTGTACTGCACGCTGTACCAACCGCTGCACGTCCCTTTACCCGTCTTCAAGGAGATCGCTCACTGCAGCGGCATGGAGGTCCATCCACTGGGCGCAGACCAGAGCTACGCCCTGGAGGGCAAGACCCCGATTGACCGGCTGTCTCTTCTCACCTCTGGCAG GGTGAAGGTGAGCCTGGACGGTCAGTTCTTACACTACATCTTCCCGTACCAGTTCTTGGATTCTCCAGAGTGGGAATCGCTGCGGCCCTCGGAGGAAGGAACGTTCCAG GTGACCCtgacagcggagacagacagcacgtACATCAGCTGGCCACGGAAGAAGCTATACCTCCTGCTGGCGCGGGAAAAGTACATCTCCCGCCTCTTCTCCGCGCTCCTTGGCTTCGACATCTCTCAGAAACTCTATGCGCTTAATGACAAGCTCTTTGCCAAGTTTGGCCTCCGCTTTGACATCCGCCTGCCCAGCCTCTACCACGTCCTGGGGCCATCGCCAGATCCTGATATAGGACCGGTCACCGAGCATTTGGTCTCCAACCTCCCACAAGCTGCCCCAGCCCCCCAAAGGGCACCTGCCAGCCTTCCTCACCAGCCAGCGGGCACCAGGGGCTCTCGGCCTGACAGTGGCAATCTGGGTGAGGACTCCAGTAGCCTCATTCTAGAGGACTTTGCGGAGCTGCCTGGTTCCTATATGGATTATGTGAGCGAGGGGGAGTATATGAAGTGA
- the POPDC2 gene encoding popeye domain-containing protein 2 isoform X2 has translation MSASSSALDHFLYAPHCVGWRFYMEGSMYHLASLILLLAFMGGSGILGCIYVFALLSLGFFCMVIWGWLWACGVDTVVWNVLLTVACLVQIAHLIYRLRRESYGQDYDAVYCTLYQPLHVPLPVFKEIAHCSGMEVHPLGADQSYALEGKTPIDRLSLLTSGRVKVSLDGQFLHYIFPYQFLDSPEWESLRPSEEGTFQVTLTAETDSTYISWPRKKLYLLLAREKYISRLFSALLGFDISQKLYALNDKLFAKFGLRFDIRLPSLYHVLGPSPDPDIGPVTEHLVSNLPQAAPAPQRAPASLPHQPAGTRGSRPDSGNLASSVLQKGHPRLLSQGRAPLAPTQTPEL, from the exons ATGTCGGCCTCCAGTTCAGCGCTGGACCACTTCTTGTATGCCCCCCATTGTGTGGGATGGCGGTTCTACATGGAGGGGAGCATGTACCATCTGGCCAGCCTCATTCTCCTGCTGGCATTCATGGGGGGCAGCGGCATCTTGGGTTGCATCTACGTCTTTGCGCTGCTGTCGCTCGGCTTCTTCTGTATGGTGATTTGGGGTTGGCTGTGGGCCTGCGGGGTGGACACGGTGGTCTGGAACGTGCTGCTGACGGTGGCCTGCCTCGTCCAGATCGCGCATCTCATCTACCGCCTCCGCCGGGAATCGTATGGCCAGGACTATGATGCCGTGTACTGCACGCTGTACCAACCGCTGCACGTCCCTTTACCCGTCTTCAAGGAGATCGCTCACTGCAGCGGCATGGAGGTCCATCCACTGGGCGCAGACCAGAGCTACGCCCTGGAGGGCAAGACCCCGATTGACCGGCTGTCTCTTCTCACCTCTGGCAG GGTGAAGGTGAGCCTGGACGGTCAGTTCTTACACTACATCTTCCCGTACCAGTTCTTGGATTCTCCAGAGTGGGAATCGCTGCGGCCCTCGGAGGAAGGAACGTTCCAG GTGACCCtgacagcggagacagacagcacgtACATCAGCTGGCCACGGAAGAAGCTATACCTCCTGCTGGCGCGGGAAAAGTACATCTCCCGCCTCTTCTCCGCGCTCCTTGGCTTCGACATCTCTCAGAAACTCTATGCGCTTAATGACAAGCTCTTTGCCAAGTTTGGCCTCCGCTTTGACATCCGCCTGCCCAGCCTCTACCACGTCCTGGGGCCATCGCCAGATCCTGATATAGGACCGGTCACCGAGCATTTGGTCTCCAACCTCCCACAAGCTGCCCCAGCCCCCCAAAGGGCACCTGCCAGCCTTCCTCACCAGCCAGCGGGCACCAGGGGCTCTCGGCCTGACAGTGGCAATCTGG